One stretch of Pomacea canaliculata isolate SZHN2017 linkage group LG1, ASM307304v1, whole genome shotgun sequence DNA includes these proteins:
- the LOC112558894 gene encoding protocadherin Fat 4-like produces the protein MRSTQPYIVEVYDVNDDTPKFVKPNPMNPVAVVSEDKPSGELVIVLEAEDSDTGPNGEVSYTLVQRQDNKDWQSFNLDADTGRLTTNRRLDREQQNEYQLIVRATDHGVPTSFSSDLTLIVRVLDVNDQPPEFDRTTIPTPYMVHFRENEAGQCASVAVAVDRDSDPSFTIICYHLEGVELAKVFKLNTTGTLCIDPNVTLDREQTASTNLVVRATDNCYEASVPEVMAPSGSNAPPLYVSTNTSYLWVKVMVDDVNDHQPVFARADLAVGLTRTTQFGAIIYNLKDEVSDADSDQWGINRFENTTAFTAQPEALVQELAASGINTPFILFSNGSIKTNMYFKADMSGYFSVGLKVYDKGGFSATATLRISS, from the exons ATGCGCAGTACACAACCATACATCGTCGAGGTGTACGATGTGAATGATGACACGCCAAAGTTTGTGAAGCCTAATCCGATGAACCCTGTAGCTGTTGTATCAGAG GACAAACCAAGCGGAGAGCTGGTCATTGTCTTGGAGGCCGAGGACTCGGACACGGGGCCAAACGGGGAAGTGTCCTACACCCTGGTCCAGCGACAGGACAATAAGGACTGGCAGAGCTTCAACCTGGATGCAGATACAGGAAGACTGACCACTAATCGCAGACTGGACAGAGAACAGCAGAACGAGTACCAG CTAATTGTCCGAGCCACAGACCACGGGGTGCCGACTAGCTTCTCCTCTGACTTGACATTGATCGTCAGGGTGCTAGATGTCAACGATCAGCCCCCCGAGTTTGATCGCACCACAATCCCCACCCCATACATGGTTCATTTCCGCGAGAACGAGGCTGGTCAGTGCGCAAGTGTTGCTGTTGCAGTGGATCGTGACAGCGATCCTAGCTTCACAATCATCTGTTACCATCTTGAAG GTGTAGAGCTGGCGAAAGTCTTTAAGCTCAACACGACTGGCACCCTGTGTATCGACCCAAATGTGACCCTCGATCGCGAGCAGACCGCCTCGACAAACCTCGTGGTCAGGGCAACAGACAACTGCTACGAAGCTAGTGTACCGGAAGTTATGGCTCCGTCTGGCTCCAACGCCCCGCCATTGTACGTCTCTACCAACACATCGTACCTGTGGGTGAAAGTCATGGTAGATGATGTCAACGACCATCAGCCTGTCTTCGCCCGTGCGGATCTGGCAGTCGGGCTGACAAGAACCACTCAGTTTGGCGCCATCATCTACAATTTAAAG GATGAAGTTTCAGACGCGGACTCAGATCAGTGGGGGATCAACAGGTTTGAGAACACCACAGCGTTCACTGCGCAGCCGGAAGCGCTGGTACAGGAACTGGCGGCATCCGGCATTAACACCCCGTTTATTCTGTTCAGTAACGGGTCGATCAAAACCAACATGTACTTCAAGGCCGACATGTCCGGCTACTTCAGTGTCGGCCTCAAAGTTTATGACAAAGGAGGCTTCAGTGCCACTGCCACGCTCAGG ATATCCTCATAA
- the LOC112558885 gene encoding cadherin-7-like has protein sequence MSTIMPLCSVQPFMPCRLWKTLLKTPTLSQSLPRMAMAPAPTTTPSTASTAARWTSSESTSRLERSSWRLERDWTGRKKSVHSPVSATDRGNRPLTGYCNVTITLGNVNDEMPQFSEAVRSTTVRENLAVGSSVLTYTATDSDDDSSLRYSCLRNLTLAYDERGRKIDAAAKGVDRYFDINSTSGIVYVASVLDRETAERIVVTILVEDTKAVQPPQQSATAILTITLSDYNDNAPTFIPSSQYRANVSEGLALDSAILRVEATDADRGQEIRFELASASQDTLGVNSFNIDSSTGVVTLKQKLDFEVKTSFTFLIVAKDNGSPQLSSSATVCSEC, from the exons ATGTCAACGATTATGCCCCTGTGTTCAGTCCAGCCTTTTATGCCGTGCAGATTATGGAAAACTCTGCTGAAG ACACCCACGTTGTCACAGTCACTGCCACGGATGGCGATGGCACCAGCCCCAACAACAACTCCTTCTACCGCATCGACAGCGGCGCGCTGGACAAGTTCAGAATCGACTTCGAGACTGGAGAGATCGTCGTGGAGACTGGAGCGAGACTGGACAGGGAGGAAAAAGTCAGTACACTCTCCGGTGTCAGCCACGGACAGGGGCAACCGCCCTCTCACTGGCTACTGCAACGTCACCATCACCCTGGGTAACGTCAACGACGAGATGCCACAGTTTAGCGAGGCTGTCAGAAGTACGACTGTCCGCGAGAACCTGGCTGTGGGCAGCAGCGTGCTCACCTACACCGCCACCGACAGCGACGACGACAGCAGTCTCCGCTACAGCTGTCTGCGCAATCTGACGTTGGCGTACGATGAACGAGGGAGAAAGATCGACGCTGCAGCTAAGGGTGTTGAT aGATACTTTGACATCAACTCCACCAGCGGCATTGTCTACGTTGCGTCAGTGCTGGACAGAGAAACCGCAGAACGTATTGTTGTCACCATCTTGGTGGAAGACACCAAAGCAGTCCAACCACCACAGCAGTCTGCGACAG ccATCTTGACCATAACCCTGTCAGACTACAACGACAACGCCCCGACCTTTATCCCAAGTAGTCAGTACAGGGCGAACGTTTCCGAGGGCTTAGCTCTGGACTCTGCTATCCTGCGTGTGGAGGCCACGGATGCAGATCGAGGTCAAGAAATCAGATTTGAACTAGCTAGTGCCAGCCAAGATACACTCGGCGTGAACTCTTTCAACATTGATTCCTCGACAG GAGTAGTAACGCTGAAGCAAAAGCTGGACTTTGAAGTAAAAACCAGCTTCACATTCCTCATTGTTGCCAAAGACAACGGGTCTCCTCAGCTGTCATCCAGCGCCACTGTCTGCTCAGAGTGCTAG
- the LOC112558928 gene encoding cadherin-23-like produces the protein MMTEAQDADDGYRSTFTINQYDGTITLINALDYEKHTFYQFKVNAQDGDGLKAVPADFFVTVLDVQDTPPIFINLPYAQRVFENITAGTQVIQVAGIDQDRGIPNALSYSFIKGDYSKFAINSSTGWITLGPGQILDRDSADMSSNGGVFAMYVQATEIVPAGQMNYGTTTANALVTVTVADINDNAPVFSSSQYTARIMENMQVGCRSPSCRLATS, from the exons ATGATG ACTGAAGCTCAg GACGCCGATGATGGATACAGGAGCACCTTCACTATTAACCAATACGACGGCACCATCACCCTCATCAACGCCCTGGACTACGAGAAACACACCTTCTATCAGTTCAAAGTCAACGCACAG GACGGGGATGGCTTGAAGGCAGTTCCGGCCGACTTCTTTGTCACTGTTCTGGACGTACAGGACACGCCCCCTATCTTCATCAACCTGCCTTATGCACAGAGAGTGTTCGAGAACATCACAGCT ggAACACAAGTGATCCAAGTGGCGGGCATTGACCAAGATCGAGGAATTCCCAATGCCTTATCCTACAGCTTCATTAAAG GTGACTACAGCAAGTTCGCCATCAACAGCTCAACCGGGTGGATTACTCTAGGTCCTGGACAGATCCTAGACCGCGACTCTGCCGACATGTCCAGCAATGGAGGAGTGTTTGCCATGTATGTACAG GCCACAGAGATAGTTCCGGCAGGCCAGATGAATTATGGGACCACAACAGCAAATGCCCTGGTGACGGTGACGGTTGCGGATATCAACGACAACGCTCCGGTCTTCAGCTCATCACAGTACACCGCCCGCATCATGGAGAACATGCAGGTCGGGTGCCGATCACCTTCCTGTCGCCTAGCAACGTCATGA
- the LOC112558870 gene encoding protocadherin Fat 4-like isoform X2, translating into MTVTGQEVILRPIVALWFTALVVLPVVSVLPPEWVTGSAYSVRVFENATVGTTLSTISAKSDPSNTNKSVTFLLPDLSAKLVNLSDAYNSAPDIWSAQVILAAQLDSDYEPSVRYLYFEAQDEVGTKSSTSLTLNILDVNDNPPSFQRLPYDVSVPENLPVGSILPILVTASDPDIGIGGIVNMSCVFPDELSETFMTEGVFFAINISLKAPLDFETRSFYSFPVVAQDPEGLNATANVRVTVTDVQDTPPFFLLDSYRAAVLENQAVGTSIIKVSAEDGDRNPQNDIRYSIVRGNTDFFAVDSVTGVITSLVVLDRDNETMVGKDGFFDLVVQANETDDVQPQLGNTTREAAVVVVVLDDNDNPPTFKSSAPYTAFLREDVANDTLVYFEGEGYIFVSDADQGQNSHFNLTVERGGVPWPALVPTPSDVVQEALVLLRVRNSADIREEAGKHINIQLVAREVSTSQRFSSTANIIIAVEANPEVTTTPAPSSGYDVTAPDIVVFVIGFLVVFNIVTTVLIICFMRRGGRPPREGQAKG; encoded by the exons ATGACAGTCACAGGTCAGGAGGTGATCCTGAGACCGATTGTTGCCCTCTGGTTTACAGCACTGGTAGTGCTACCAG TTGTGTCTGTGCTACCGCCGGAGTGGGTGACAGGTTCAGCCTATTCGGTTAGAGTGTTCGAGAACGCTACTGTTG GTACCACTCTGAGCACTATCAGTGCCAAGTCTGACCCATCGAACACCAACAAGAGTGTGACATTTCTGTTGCCGGACTTAAGCGCCAAGCTTGTTAATCTCAGTGATGCTTACAACTCAGCTCCGGATATATGGAGTGCTCAGGTCATTCTGGCAGCTCAACTGGATTCTGATTAT GAACCCAGTGTACgatatttgtattttgaagCACAAGATGAGGTCGGAACAAAG AGTTCCACGAGTTTAACCCTCAACATCTTAGACGTCAACGACAACCCGCCATCATTTCAAAGGCTCCCGTACGATGTGTCCGTGCCTGAG AATCTACCTGTCGGCAGCATACTACCTATACTCGTTACAGCCAGCGACCCTGACATAGGCATTGGTGGCATTGTAAATATGTCATGTGTG TTTCCGGATGAACTCAGTGAGACTTTCATGACTGAAGGTGTGTTTTTCGCCATTAACATCTCTTTGAAAGCACCACTGGACTTCGAAACAAGAAGCTTTTACTCTTTCCCAGTTGTAGCTCAG GACCCCGAAGGACTAAATGCCACAGCCAATGTCAGGGTGACGGTGACTGACGTGCAGGACACGCCTCCCTTCTTCCTCCTGGACAGCTACAGAGCAGCAGTCCTGGAGAACCAGGCAGTG GGAACCTCCATCATCAAGGTGTCAGCAGAGGACGGGGACCGTAATCCACAGAATGACATCAGATACTCGATAGTCAGAG GCAACACTGACTTCTTCGCCGTGGACAGCGTTACTGGtgttattacctcccttgttgTGCTGGACAGAGACAATGAGACGATGGTGGGCAAAGATGGCTTCTTCGATCTTGTCGTACAG GCGAACGAGACGGACGATGTTCAGCCACAGCTGGGCAACACCACGCGGGAAGCTgcggtggtcgtggtggtgctGGATGACAACGACAACCCGCCAACTTTCAAGAGCTCGGCGCCCTACACGGCTTTTCTGAGAGAAGATGTTGCCAACGACACACTCGTGTATTTTGAAGGCGAAGGCTACATCTTCGTGTCGGACGCTGATCAG GGACAAAACTCTCATTTCAACTTGACTGTCGAGCGAGGTGGTGTCCCTTGGCCTGCACTAGTACCCACCCCTTCTGACGTCGTTCAGGAGGCTCTGGTGCTGCTGCGAGTCAGGAACAGCGCTGATATAAGAGAGGAGGCAGGGAAACACATTAACATCCAG CTGGTCGCCCGAGAAGTTTCAACCTCTCAACGGTTCTCCAGCACGGCAAACATCATCATCGCAGTGGAGGCCAACCCTGAGGTGACGACGACTCCAGCGCCTTCCAGCGGATATGATGTCACTGCCCCAGACATCGTTGTGTTCGTGATCGGTTTCCTCGTGGTTTTCAACATCGTCACCACGGTGCTGATTATCTGCTTCATGCGGAGGGGAGGCAGACCTCCGAGGGAAGGACAGGCCAAAG GTTAA
- the LOC112558870 gene encoding protocadherin Fat 4-like isoform X1, with protein MTVTGQEVILRPIVALWFTALVVLPVVSVLPPEWVTGSAYSVRVFENATVGTTLSTISAKSDPSNTNKSVTFLLPDLSAKLVNLSDAYNSAPDIWSAQVILAAQLDSDYEPSVRYLYFEAQDEVGTKSSTSLTLNILDVNDNPPSFQRLPYDVSVPENLPVGSILPILVTASDPDIGIGGIVNMSCVFPDELSETFMTEGVFFAINISLKAPLDFETRSFYSFPVVAQDPEGLNATANVRVTVTDVQDTPPFFLLDSYRAAVLENQAVGTSIIKVSAEDGDRNPQNDIRYSIVRGNTDFFAVDSVTGVITSLVVLDRDNETMVGKDGFFDLVVQANETDDVQPQLGNTTREAAVVVVVLDDNDNPPTFKSSAPYTAFLREDVANDTLVYFEGEGYIFVSDADQGQNSHFNLTVERGGVPWPALVPTPSDVVQEALVLLRVRNSADIREEAGKHINIQLVAREVSTSQRFSSTANIIIAVEANPEVTTTPAPSSGYDVTAPDIVVFVIGFLVVFNIVTTVLIICFMRRGGRPPREGQAKGGAKYYVSDSGEGGGGAAIHKGSLERNVGSDKDAKRQSLLKAYDEVSKMEPARVETRDHPAGDDGKTTCPVVLTATANTSQDASPKNNILAVSTATDQSHDPTKDTTSTPVTFINPSAATSTSGPDESGVEPVTRFSANGRVSTVMKPKSGLGELLALSTTSAGTDTSPLITY; from the exons ATGACAGTCACAGGTCAGGAGGTGATCCTGAGACCGATTGTTGCCCTCTGGTTTACAGCACTGGTAGTGCTACCAG TTGTGTCTGTGCTACCGCCGGAGTGGGTGACAGGTTCAGCCTATTCGGTTAGAGTGTTCGAGAACGCTACTGTTG GTACCACTCTGAGCACTATCAGTGCCAAGTCTGACCCATCGAACACCAACAAGAGTGTGACATTTCTGTTGCCGGACTTAAGCGCCAAGCTTGTTAATCTCAGTGATGCTTACAACTCAGCTCCGGATATATGGAGTGCTCAGGTCATTCTGGCAGCTCAACTGGATTCTGATTAT GAACCCAGTGTACgatatttgtattttgaagCACAAGATGAGGTCGGAACAAAG AGTTCCACGAGTTTAACCCTCAACATCTTAGACGTCAACGACAACCCGCCATCATTTCAAAGGCTCCCGTACGATGTGTCCGTGCCTGAG AATCTACCTGTCGGCAGCATACTACCTATACTCGTTACAGCCAGCGACCCTGACATAGGCATTGGTGGCATTGTAAATATGTCATGTGTG TTTCCGGATGAACTCAGTGAGACTTTCATGACTGAAGGTGTGTTTTTCGCCATTAACATCTCTTTGAAAGCACCACTGGACTTCGAAACAAGAAGCTTTTACTCTTTCCCAGTTGTAGCTCAG GACCCCGAAGGACTAAATGCCACAGCCAATGTCAGGGTGACGGTGACTGACGTGCAGGACACGCCTCCCTTCTTCCTCCTGGACAGCTACAGAGCAGCAGTCCTGGAGAACCAGGCAGTG GGAACCTCCATCATCAAGGTGTCAGCAGAGGACGGGGACCGTAATCCACAGAATGACATCAGATACTCGATAGTCAGAG GCAACACTGACTTCTTCGCCGTGGACAGCGTTACTGGtgttattacctcccttgttgTGCTGGACAGAGACAATGAGACGATGGTGGGCAAAGATGGCTTCTTCGATCTTGTCGTACAG GCGAACGAGACGGACGATGTTCAGCCACAGCTGGGCAACACCACGCGGGAAGCTgcggtggtcgtggtggtgctGGATGACAACGACAACCCGCCAACTTTCAAGAGCTCGGCGCCCTACACGGCTTTTCTGAGAGAAGATGTTGCCAACGACACACTCGTGTATTTTGAAGGCGAAGGCTACATCTTCGTGTCGGACGCTGATCAG GGACAAAACTCTCATTTCAACTTGACTGTCGAGCGAGGTGGTGTCCCTTGGCCTGCACTAGTACCCACCCCTTCTGACGTCGTTCAGGAGGCTCTGGTGCTGCTGCGAGTCAGGAACAGCGCTGATATAAGAGAGGAGGCAGGGAAACACATTAACATCCAG CTGGTCGCCCGAGAAGTTTCAACCTCTCAACGGTTCTCCAGCACGGCAAACATCATCATCGCAGTGGAGGCCAACCCTGAGGTGACGACGACTCCAGCGCCTTCCAGCGGATATGATGTCACTGCCCCAGACATCGTTGTGTTCGTGATCGGTTTCCTCGTGGTTTTCAACATCGTCACCACGGTGCTGATTATCTGCTTCATGCGGAGGGGAGGCAGACCTCCGAGGGAAGGACAGGCCAAAGGTGGGGCTAAGTATTACGTCAGCGATTCAGGGGAGGGTGGTGGTGGCGCTGCGATCCACAAAGGGTCATTAGAAAGAAACGTGGGGTCAGACAAAGATGCTAAGCGGCAGTCGCTGCTCAAAGCGTATGACGAGGTATCGAAGATGGAGCCAGCTCGTGTCGAAACACGTGACCATCCTGCGGGGGATGACGGGAAAACAACTTGCCCCGTTGTCCTGACAGCGACAGCAAATACTTCACAGGATGCCTCTCCGAAAAACAACATCCTGGCGGTTTCGACAGCCACCGACCAGTCTCATGACCCTACGAAAGACACTACCAGCACTCCTGTCACCTTCATCAATCCGTCAGCAGCGACATCTACTTCCGGGCCTGACGAGTCTGGCGTCGAGCCCGTCACCCGATTTAGCGCCAACGGTCGGGTATCGACTGTGATGAAGCCAAAGTCAGGGCTGGGAGAATTACTGGCATTGTCAACTACCTCAGCTGGAACGGATACTAGTCCACTGATAACCTACTAG